In the Bradyrhizobium guangzhouense genome, one interval contains:
- a CDS encoding TRAP transporter substrate-binding protein produces the protein MTLVPVSRRTFIKSSTALTAGLVLSPAIIGRAEAATLKLKCSSSLPNDPKFANGRVYYDNLVKQIKANGLGEQVEVAFFPDNQLGQEIDVINSVKLGVIDLMISGSSISANLVPLVGTYDLGFLFASFPQQTKAFDAGAAKPIEDALLKGSNIRIIAWAYNFGSRSVLAKKAVKTPEDLAGLKIRTLPNPVITECLRLMGAAATPLAFGEIYTALQAGVLDGLEHDPPTILASKFYETAKFYALTQHNFSPLAVYFSDMTFNRMDPKLREGFLDAAKKAAADTRTHGLAVEKEALAALTEKGVTVAECDREAFKKRVAPQTENFIKARPESKAVIDIIRSTQA, from the coding sequence ATGACCCTCGTGCCCGTCAGCCGTCGCACGTTCATCAAGTCGTCGACGGCGCTGACCGCCGGCCTCGTGCTCTCTCCCGCCATCATCGGCCGCGCTGAGGCGGCGACGCTGAAGCTGAAATGCTCCTCCTCGCTGCCGAACGATCCCAAATTCGCCAACGGCCGCGTCTACTACGACAACCTCGTGAAGCAGATCAAGGCCAACGGTCTCGGCGAGCAGGTCGAGGTCGCCTTCTTCCCCGACAACCAGCTCGGCCAGGAAATCGACGTCATCAATTCGGTCAAGCTCGGCGTCATCGATCTCATGATCTCGGGCTCGTCGATCTCGGCCAATCTGGTGCCGCTGGTCGGCACCTACGATCTCGGCTTTCTGTTCGCGAGCTTCCCGCAGCAGACCAAGGCGTTCGACGCGGGTGCGGCCAAGCCGATCGAGGACGCGCTGCTCAAGGGCAGCAACATCCGCATCATCGCCTGGGCCTATAATTTCGGCTCGCGCAGCGTGCTCGCGAAGAAGGCGGTGAAGACGCCCGAGGATCTCGCCGGCCTCAAGATCCGCACCCTGCCCAATCCCGTCATCACCGAATGCCTGCGCCTGATGGGCGCCGCCGCGACGCCGCTGGCGTTCGGCGAAATCTACACGGCGCTGCAGGCCGGCGTGCTCGACGGCCTCGAGCACGATCCGCCGACCATCCTCGCCAGCAAGTTCTACGAGACGGCAAAGTTCTACGCGCTGACGCAGCACAATTTCTCGCCGCTCGCGGTCTATTTCAGCGATATGACGTTCAACCGCATGGATCCGAAGCTGCGCGAAGGCTTCCTCGACGCCGCGAAGAAGGCCGCGGCCGACACGCGAACCCATGGGCTTGCGGTCGAGAAGGAGGCGCTCGCGGCCTTGACCGAGAAGGGCGTGACGGTCGCCGAATGCGACCGCGAGGCCTTCAAGAAGCGTGTCGCGCCGCAGACCGAAAACTTCATCAAGGCGCGGCCGGAGTCCAAAGCCGTCATCGACATCATCCGCTCGACGCAAGCCTGA
- a CDS encoding NAD(P)-dependent oxidoreductase, producing MKVLLAHTPEMRRNYYGDRSLNGLRAIADVILHEGDQALDAAGLVNAAKDADIIVADRMTEGRGEIFAQLPRLRAFVRCAVDIRNVDVDAASQAGVLVTRAGPGFVQAVAELAVGFMVDLSRGVSRATADYHAGRKPEARMGRQLAGSTIGIIGYGSIGRYLAEIAKVMRMQVLVADPFAEVNDSAIRQLTLDELLAASDYVVCLAIANEQTEKLIGEAALARMQKHAVFINLSRGNLVDEAALAKALLENRIAGAAMDVGRAADQMPTPELAKFPDVIATPHVGGLTPQAIEYQSLETVRQVEAIIKGGAPQGAVNAERWTRRS from the coding sequence GTGAAAGTCCTGCTGGCCCATACGCCGGAGATGCGCCGCAATTACTACGGCGATCGCAGCCTGAACGGCCTGCGCGCCATCGCCGATGTGATCCTGCACGAAGGCGACCAGGCGCTTGATGCGGCGGGCCTCGTCAATGCGGCCAAGGACGCAGACATCATCGTCGCCGATCGCATGACCGAGGGCCGCGGCGAAATTTTTGCGCAATTGCCGCGCCTGCGCGCCTTCGTGCGCTGTGCCGTCGATATCAGGAACGTCGATGTCGACGCCGCCTCGCAAGCCGGTGTGCTGGTGACGCGGGCCGGTCCCGGCTTCGTCCAGGCGGTCGCCGAGCTCGCGGTCGGCTTCATGGTCGATTTGTCGCGCGGCGTGTCGCGAGCCACGGCCGACTACCACGCCGGCCGCAAGCCGGAGGCCCGGATGGGCCGGCAACTCGCCGGCAGCACGATCGGCATCATCGGTTATGGCAGCATCGGGCGCTACCTCGCCGAGATCGCCAAAGTGATGCGTATGCAGGTGCTGGTGGCCGATCCCTTCGCTGAGGTCAACGACAGCGCGATCCGGCAGCTCACGCTCGACGAGCTTCTCGCGGCATCGGATTACGTCGTCTGCCTGGCCATCGCCAACGAGCAGACCGAGAAGCTGATCGGAGAGGCGGCGCTGGCACGCATGCAGAAGCACGCCGTCTTCATCAACCTCTCACGCGGCAATCTCGTCGACGAGGCGGCACTCGCCAAGGCACTGCTGGAGAACCGGATTGCCGGCGCGGCAATGGATGTCGGCCGCGCGGCCGACCAGATGCCGACGCCGGAGCTGGCAAAATTCCCTGATGTCATCGCCACGCCGCATGTCGGCGGCCTGACGCCGCAGGCGATCGAATATCAGTCGCTGGAGACGGTGCGGCAGGTCGAGGCGATCATCAAGGGCGGGGCGCCGCAGGGAGCCGTCAACGCCGAACGTTGGACGCGGCGGTCGTGA
- a CDS encoding TRAP transporter large permease subunit — translation MTEAVPLSGARHGSIALLLRCSDAIAAILLAADLAVVCGSVLLRFFFNAPVEWSDDVARGLMVGSAFFGAASALARGENVGVSFFRDLMPGRLRTLVDAASSLLVVLISGYVAYNAVKLGSLTSGQTTGSGLPLELTFYPMGIGALFMTVFAIDHLCARPLPDIARGLVAVAAVTGLYLAWDYLSPSSVPSAGALMLIGFFATLFGGLPIGFALALAALIFIWVEGALPGVIFAQQMARGIDNFVLLAIPFFILVGYLMEANGMSVRLIELLQRAVGRMRGGLNVVMVASMVLFSGISGSKMADVAAVGSVLIPAARRSRQNPGSAVALLAASAVMAETIPPCINLIILGFVANLSIGGLFMAGLLPAALMAAVLIAFSIISGKTPDDVEEVEPQVPVSGLWSGAIASFGLIFMIFFGFKSGFATATEISAFAVAYALVIGGVVFRELGVRSAAQCFVQAATRAGLVLFIVAAAQSLAFTLTLQQVPHAVGDFMLGLSKTSGTWLFILLAIAVLIVMGSVLEGAAALIIFGPLLLPVAVQLGIDPLHFGVVLVIAMGVGLFAPPLGLGLYGACLIGNVPIEQTVKPILGYLGLLFLCLLVIAFVPWLSTALPRAFGY, via the coding sequence ATGACAGAAGCCGTGCCGCTCTCGGGCGCGCGCCATGGGAGCATTGCCCTGCTGCTTCGTTGCAGCGACGCGATCGCGGCCATTCTGCTGGCTGCCGACCTCGCGGTCGTGTGCGGCTCGGTGCTGCTACGTTTCTTCTTCAACGCGCCGGTCGAATGGTCCGATGACGTCGCGCGCGGATTGATGGTCGGATCTGCCTTCTTCGGCGCGGCCAGCGCGCTTGCGCGCGGCGAGAATGTCGGCGTCTCCTTCTTCCGCGATCTGATGCCGGGACGGCTGCGCACGCTGGTCGATGCCGCAAGCAGCCTGCTTGTCGTGCTGATCTCGGGCTATGTCGCCTACAACGCCGTCAAGCTGGGCTCGCTGACATCAGGACAGACCACCGGCTCAGGCCTGCCGCTGGAGCTCACCTTCTATCCCATGGGCATCGGCGCGCTGTTCATGACGGTGTTCGCGATCGATCATCTCTGCGCGCGGCCGCTCCCGGACATTGCCAGGGGCCTCGTTGCTGTCGCTGCGGTCACCGGCCTCTATCTCGCCTGGGATTATCTGTCGCCATCCTCGGTGCCCTCGGCAGGCGCGCTGATGCTGATCGGCTTCTTCGCGACGCTGTTCGGCGGCCTGCCGATCGGTTTTGCGCTGGCGCTGGCCGCGCTGATCTTCATCTGGGTCGAGGGCGCGCTGCCCGGCGTCATCTTCGCCCAGCAGATGGCGCGCGGCATCGACAATTTCGTGCTGCTCGCGATCCCGTTCTTCATCCTGGTCGGCTACCTCATGGAAGCCAATGGCATGTCGGTGCGGCTGATCGAGCTGCTGCAGCGCGCGGTCGGCCGCATGCGCGGCGGCCTGAACGTCGTGATGGTGGCCTCGATGGTGCTGTTCTCGGGCATATCGGGCTCGAAGATGGCCGATGTCGCCGCGGTCGGCTCGGTGCTGATCCCGGCAGCGCGCCGCTCCAGGCAGAATCCCGGCAGCGCGGTGGCGCTGCTCGCGGCATCCGCGGTGATGGCGGAGACCATTCCGCCCTGCATCAACCTGATCATTCTGGGCTTTGTCGCAAACCTCTCGATCGGCGGCCTGTTCATGGCGGGCCTGCTGCCCGCGGCGCTGATGGCGGCCGTGCTGATCGCCTTCTCGATCATATCAGGCAAGACGCCCGATGACGTCGAGGAGGTCGAGCCGCAGGTCCCGGTCTCGGGCCTGTGGAGCGGCGCGATCGCCTCGTTCGGCCTGATCTTCATGATCTTCTTCGGCTTCAAGAGCGGCTTTGCCACGGCCACGGAAATCTCCGCCTTCGCCGTGGCCTATGCGCTTGTCATCGGCGGCGTGGTGTTCCGCGAGCTTGGCGTCAGATCGGCGGCGCAGTGTTTCGTGCAGGCGGCGACGCGCGCCGGGCTGGTGCTGTTCATCGTCGCCGCGGCGCAGTCGCTGGCTTTCACGCTGACCTTGCAGCAGGTGCCGCACGCCGTCGGCGACTTCATGCTGGGTCTGTCCAAGACCTCGGGCACCTGGCTGTTCATCCTGCTCGCGATCGCCGTGCTGATCGTGATGGGCTCGGTGCTCGAAGGGGCGGCCGCGCTGATCATCTTCGGGCCGCTGCTGTTGCCAGTCGCAGTGCAGCTCGGCATCGATCCCCTGCATTTCGGTGTCGTGCTCGTCATTGCGATGGGCGTCGGCCTGTTCGCACCGCCGCTCGGACTGGGACTCTACGGTGCCTGCCTGATCGGCAACGTGCCGATCGAGCAGACGGTGAAGCCGATCCTCGGCTATCTCGGCCTGTTGTTCCTCTGCCTGCTCGTCATCGCCTTCGTGCCATGGCTAAGCACCGCCTTGCCGCGCGCGTTTGGCTATTGA
- a CDS encoding bifunctional diguanylate cyclase/phosphodiesterase — protein sequence MGDRDQTDQDRRGLAGRWRVTALLGLHRPALVAAALGLLFSLAGAAAVARWEDRVNRIEFENAAETQAIVMQNGMNEYISRLVALRTLFESSNEGVTRSEFETFSGKLFERYPGLLRIGWLPRITRKERAEYEAAAIADGVSGYHIKALESGDFVTAPQGQEYFPIFYSTQAKTSRVYGMDYMSVPDRRAALERARDNDQIAALRTKLYARSGAGQLPNVFVIVPVYAKGTSRDTVADRRRNISGFVVGIFDLPLLMQAIRVRTGASPAVSVNVYQPYSARIISLEGMLPDYASAADAPQSMRDVARGRHWSGGLKIGDADWQVRAIPTAGGPLETSYDRAGAVLTVGMLLTLSLSIYLMLASRNSRRLSLANRRVLELAQTDVLTGLPNRAFFLARLDELNGQLEHGGWSFSILMLDLDRFKNVNDSLGHGAGDALLRLVAQRLKSAVRATDVLARLGGDEFAIIQEGCEDQRASSTELAARIAKLVAEPFLLPGHRVEIGTSIGIAVAPDHGSDQEQLLKKADLALYRSKSVGRNCFTIYDEAMSAELEARNTLEGDLRDAIALCQLEVHYQPFMDVSAGVRRGFEALVRWRHPTRGLIPPDQFIALAEETGLIVPLGEFVLRRACADAAAWPSDLMVAVNLSPIQFKEADLFDVISAALGDSGLAPQRLEIEITESVLLERGTENHAFTERLKSIGVELALDDFGTGYSSLSYLTAFPFDKIKIDKSFIRNLTHQPRSSAIISSIVTLARGLDMSVTAEGVETVEEFERLKALGVNFAQGYLFGRPLPIDQIELDRPAEGSQRDAA from the coding sequence ATGGGCGATCGCGATCAGACCGATCAGGATCGAAGGGGTTTGGCTGGACGGTGGCGTGTTACGGCGCTGCTCGGCCTCCATCGCCCTGCGCTGGTCGCGGCTGCCCTTGGACTGCTGTTCTCGCTTGCGGGCGCCGCGGCGGTGGCGCGCTGGGAAGACCGCGTCAACAGGATCGAATTCGAGAACGCGGCCGAGACGCAAGCCATCGTCATGCAGAACGGCATGAACGAATATATCAGCCGGCTCGTGGCGCTGCGCACCCTGTTCGAATCCTCCAACGAGGGCGTCACCCGCAGCGAGTTCGAGACGTTCAGCGGCAAGCTGTTCGAACGTTACCCCGGCCTGCTGCGGATCGGCTGGCTGCCGCGGATCACCCGCAAGGAGCGCGCCGAATACGAGGCCGCCGCGATTGCCGATGGCGTATCCGGCTATCACATCAAGGCGCTCGAAAGCGGCGACTTCGTCACTGCGCCGCAGGGCCAGGAATACTTCCCGATCTTCTACTCGACGCAGGCCAAGACATCGCGTGTCTACGGCATGGACTATATGAGCGTGCCCGACCGCAGGGCCGCGCTCGAGCGTGCCAGGGACAATGACCAGATTGCCGCGCTCCGCACCAAACTCTATGCCCGGAGCGGCGCCGGCCAATTGCCGAACGTATTCGTGATCGTGCCCGTCTACGCCAAGGGAACCTCGCGCGACACCGTCGCCGACCGCCGCCGCAACATCTCGGGCTTCGTTGTCGGCATCTTCGACCTGCCTCTGCTGATGCAGGCCATCCGCGTCAGGACCGGTGCGAGTCCGGCGGTCAGTGTCAACGTCTATCAACCCTATAGCGCGCGCATCATCAGCCTGGAGGGCATGCTGCCCGACTACGCCTCCGCAGCGGATGCACCGCAGTCGATGCGCGACGTCGCGCGTGGCCGGCACTGGTCGGGCGGCCTCAAGATCGGCGACGCCGATTGGCAGGTGCGGGCAATCCCGACGGCCGGCGGCCCGCTGGAGACAAGCTATGATCGCGCGGGCGCCGTGCTGACGGTCGGCATGCTGCTGACGTTGTCGCTGTCGATCTATCTGATGCTCGCCAGCCGCAACTCGCGGCGGCTGTCGCTGGCCAACCGGCGCGTGCTGGAGCTGGCGCAGACCGACGTGCTGACCGGATTGCCGAACCGAGCTTTCTTCCTGGCCCGGCTCGACGAGCTGAACGGTCAGCTGGAGCACGGCGGCTGGTCCTTCTCGATCCTGATGCTCGACCTCGACCGCTTCAAGAACGTCAACGATTCCCTCGGTCATGGCGCCGGCGATGCGCTGCTGCGCCTGGTGGCGCAGCGGCTGAAATCCGCGGTGCGCGCCACCGACGTGCTGGCGCGGCTCGGCGGCGACGAATTCGCCATCATCCAGGAGGGCTGCGAGGATCAGCGCGCCTCTTCGACCGAACTGGCGGCGCGGATCGCCAAGCTCGTCGCCGAGCCATTCCTGCTGCCCGGACATCGCGTCGAGATCGGCACCAGCATCGGCATTGCCGTCGCACCGGATCACGGCAGCGACCAGGAGCAATTGCTGAAGAAGGCAGACCTTGCGCTCTATCGCTCGAAATCGGTCGGCCGCAACTGCTTCACCATCTACGACGAGGCGATGTCGGCCGAGCTCGAAGCGCGCAACACGCTGGAAGGAGACCTGCGCGACGCCATCGCGCTCTGCCAGCTCGAGGTGCATTACCAGCCGTTCATGGACGTCAGCGCCGGCGTGCGGCGCGGCTTCGAGGCGCTGGTGCGCTGGCGGCATCCGACCCGCGGCCTGATCCCGCCGGATCAGTTCATCGCGCTCGCCGAGGAGACCGGTCTGATCGTGCCGCTCGGCGAATTCGTGCTGCGTCGCGCCTGTGCGGATGCGGCGGCATGGCCGTCCGACCTGATGGTCGCGGTGAATCTCTCGCCGATCCAGTTCAAGGAAGCCGATCTGTTCGACGTCATCAGCGCGGCGCTGGGCGATTCCGGCCTGGCGCCGCAGCGGCTGGAGATCGAGATCACCGAATCCGTCCTGTTGGAGCGCGGCACCGAGAACCATGCTTTCACGGAGCGGCTGAAGAGCATCGGCGTCGAGCTCGCGCTCGACGATTTCGGCACCGGCTATTCCTCTCTGAGCTATCTCACCGCATTCCCATTCGACAAGATCAAGATCGACAAATCGTTCATCCGCAATCTCACGCACCAGCCGCGCTCCTCCGCGATCATCTCCTCGATCGTGACACTGGCGCGCGGGCTCGACATGTCGGTCACCGCCGAAGGCGTCGAGACAGTGGAGGAGTTCGAGCGACTGAAGGCGCTCGGCGTCAATTTCGCGCAAGGCTATCTGTTCGGCCGCCCGCTGCCGATCGACCAGATCGAGCTCGACCGGCCCGCCGAAGGCTCGCAGCGCGACGCCGCCTGA
- a CDS encoding ABC transporter substrate-binding protein: MKPLRAALGIALAAALLAATPTARADEVGVSKDAILFGQAAALEGPSSQLGQRMRHGIVAAFNEVNAKGGIHGRKLQLISRDDGYDPDRSVVQTLRLIDDDKVFALIGAVGTPTAMATIPITSAREVPFIGPLSGAALLRDLELTNVVNIRASYSAETETIVRHLTEDRHFTRIGIFYQDDSFGRDGLKGVKNALAKRGLELAVEGTFERNTRAVGGAWRTIKRAEPEAIVMVGTYGPSAEFIKLAHRSGVYPTFVSISFVGATALAKELGPDGDGVVVAQVVPFPWDRSIKLVADYQAAQAAFDPTLAPDFVALEGYLSGRLVAAALEKAGPNPTRAGLLRTINDTGRFDISGSIVTVGARALETPPKVFLTVIQKDGTFKPIDRL; encoded by the coding sequence ATGAAACCATTGCGCGCAGCGCTAGGCATCGCGCTTGCCGCCGCGTTGCTGGCCGCAACACCGACGGCAAGAGCCGACGAGGTCGGCGTCAGCAAGGACGCCATCCTGTTCGGCCAGGCTGCGGCGCTCGAAGGTCCTTCCTCCCAACTCGGTCAACGCATGCGGCACGGCATCGTCGCGGCGTTCAACGAAGTCAACGCCAAAGGCGGCATTCACGGCCGCAAGCTCCAGCTCATCAGCCGCGACGACGGCTACGATCCTGATCGTTCGGTGGTCCAGACGCTACGGCTGATCGATGACGACAAGGTGTTCGCGCTGATCGGCGCGGTGGGGACACCGACTGCGATGGCGACGATCCCGATCACGAGCGCTCGCGAGGTGCCATTCATCGGACCGCTTAGCGGGGCCGCGCTCCTGCGCGACCTCGAACTGACGAATGTCGTGAACATCCGCGCCAGTTACAGCGCGGAGACGGAGACCATCGTCAGGCACCTCACCGAGGATCGTCATTTCACCCGCATCGGCATCTTCTACCAGGACGATTCCTTCGGTCGTGACGGCCTCAAGGGCGTGAAGAACGCGCTCGCCAAGCGCGGCCTCGAGCTCGCCGTCGAAGGCACCTTCGAACGCAACACCCGCGCGGTCGGCGGGGCCTGGCGCACGATCAAGCGCGCCGAGCCCGAGGCGATCGTCATGGTCGGGACCTATGGCCCGAGTGCAGAATTCATCAAGCTCGCGCACCGCAGCGGCGTCTATCCGACCTTCGTCAGCATCTCCTTCGTCGGCGCCACCGCGCTCGCCAAGGAGCTCGGCCCTGATGGCGACGGCGTCGTCGTCGCCCAGGTCGTGCCGTTCCCCTGGGATCGTTCGATCAAGCTCGTGGCCGACTACCAGGCGGCGCAGGCCGCGTTCGATCCGACGCTGGCACCGGACTTCGTGGCACTCGAGGGTTATCTCTCCGGTCGCCTCGTGGCGGCAGCGCTGGAAAAAGCCGGGCCGAATCCGACCCGCGCCGGCCTGCTTCGCACGATCAACGATACCGGCCGCTTTGACATCAGCGGCAGCATCGTCACTGTCGGCGCGCGCGCCCTTGAGACGCCGCCAAAGGTGTTCTTGACGGTGATCCAGAAGGACGGGACGTTCAAGCCGATCGACCGGCTGTAA